In Acidimicrobiales bacterium, a genomic segment contains:
- a CDS encoding AMP-binding protein, producing MSETLTAAPPAGRTQPAFRSLPAIVLERAAATPKSVAMRKKDLGRWKEYTWADYAERAARIGLGLKALGVERGERVAIHAENRPAWPLADMGVQGIGAVAVGIYPTSPAAEVQYLLSHSESVVLIAEDEEQLDKAWEVREKLPSLRKIVVVDPRGVKQLGDPMLMTLADLEALGAEQDRSHYEAEVAAIEPADVALIVYTSGTTGPPKGAMLTHANLRAAAEAAHAVFGVGEDDEILSYLPLCHIAERLISVIDAIASGYVVNFGDGGESFAADMREVQPTFFLGVPRVWEKMMAGVEIRMADAGWLKRLTYRFWLRQGRRIAAHRWSGRFGPADRVLYLLGWLMLYRSLRIKLGLARARQSLSGAAPIAPQVLEYFWALGIPVREGYGQTENTAQATITPADDVRIGKVGRPVPGCELRIAEDGEILTRGPATFAGYFKDEQATRATVDADGWLHTGDVGELDGDGFLTITDRKKDILITAGGKNVSPSEIENKLKVSPYVREAVVVGDRRPYLVALIGIEADTVANWAARRRITFTTYRDLTTKPEVRDLVRQWVDEVNRELAQVETVKRFALLPKELDHEEGELTATQKVKRAAITREFSDLIESLYAGRGG from the coding sequence CGAAGAGCGTCGCCATGCGCAAGAAGGACCTCGGCCGCTGGAAGGAGTACACCTGGGCCGACTACGCCGAGCGGGCGGCCCGCATCGGCCTCGGCCTGAAGGCGCTCGGCGTCGAGCGGGGCGAGCGGGTGGCGATCCACGCCGAGAACCGGCCGGCCTGGCCGCTCGCCGACATGGGGGTCCAGGGCATCGGGGCCGTTGCCGTCGGCATCTACCCGACGAGCCCGGCGGCCGAGGTGCAGTACCTCCTGTCCCACTCCGAGTCCGTCGTGCTGATCGCCGAGGACGAGGAGCAGCTGGACAAGGCGTGGGAGGTGCGGGAGAAGCTCCCCTCGCTGCGGAAGATCGTGGTCGTCGACCCGAGGGGCGTGAAGCAGCTGGGCGACCCGATGCTGATGACCCTCGCCGACCTCGAGGCGCTCGGCGCCGAGCAGGACCGCTCGCACTACGAGGCCGAGGTGGCGGCCATCGAGCCGGCCGACGTCGCCCTCATCGTCTACACGTCGGGGACGACCGGCCCGCCGAAGGGCGCCATGCTCACCCACGCCAACCTCCGGGCGGCGGCGGAGGCGGCGCACGCCGTGTTCGGCGTCGGCGAGGACGACGAGATCCTGTCGTACCTGCCGCTGTGCCACATCGCCGAGCGCCTCATCTCGGTGATCGACGCCATCGCCTCCGGCTACGTCGTGAACTTCGGCGACGGCGGCGAGTCGTTCGCCGCCGACATGCGCGAGGTGCAGCCGACCTTCTTCCTCGGCGTCCCGCGGGTGTGGGAGAAGATGATGGCCGGCGTCGAGATCCGCATGGCCGACGCCGGCTGGCTGAAGCGGCTCACCTACCGGTTCTGGCTGCGGCAGGGCCGGCGGATCGCCGCCCACCGCTGGAGCGGCCGCTTCGGCCCGGCCGACCGCGTCCTCTACCTCCTCGGCTGGCTGATGCTCTACCGGAGCCTGCGGATCAAGCTCGGGCTGGCGAGGGCCCGCCAGTCGCTCTCCGGCGCGGCGCCGATCGCCCCCCAGGTGCTCGAGTACTTCTGGGCGCTCGGCATCCCGGTGCGCGAGGGCTACGGGCAGACCGAGAACACGGCCCAGGCGACGATCACCCCGGCCGACGACGTCCGCATCGGCAAGGTGGGCAGGCCCGTGCCCGGCTGCGAGCTCCGGATCGCCGAGGACGGCGAGATCCTCACCCGGGGGCCGGCCACCTTCGCCGGCTACTTCAAGGACGAGCAGGCGACGAGGGCGACCGTCGACGCCGACGGCTGGCTCCACACCGGCGACGTGGGCGAGCTCGACGGCGACGGCTTCCTCACGATCACCGACCGCAAGAAGGACATCCTCATCACCGCCGGCGGCAAGAACGTCTCGCCGTCCGAGATCGAGAACAAGCTCAAGGTGTCGCCCTACGTGCGGGAGGCGGTGGTGGTCGGCGACCGCCGGCCCTACCTCGTCGCCCTGATCGGCATCGAGGCCGACACGGTGGCCAACTGGGCGGCCCGCCGGCGCATCACGTTCACGACCTACCGCGACCTCACGACCAAGCCCGAGGTCCGCGACCTCGTGCGGCAGTGGGTGGACGAGGTCAACCGGGAGCTGGCCCAGGTCGAGACCGTGAAGCGGTTCGCCCTGCTGCCGAAGGAGCTCGACCACGAGGAGGGCGAGCTCACCGCCACCCAGAAGGTGAAGCGGGCGGCGATCACCCGGGAGTTCTCGGACCTGATCGAGTCGCTCTACGCCGGGCGGGGCGGCTGA
- a CDS encoding branched-chain amino acid ABC transporter permease → MDEFLRLCIAGLALGSQYALIVLGFVVIYRATGVVNFAQGGFVVLGAYLAYNAHNTWDLPFALAVIVAMLGGALVGVVVERLILRRMVGQPVFAVIMITIGLYYILEQIVPSIWGPQNLNLGDPWGIQVKSLGDIQVAVKDLWTIALAAAALLAFFLLFRYSKIGVAMRATALDQEAALAQGISARRIFAISWGIAGAVAALAGVTQAAGSIQVRPTLGLVALLAFPAMILGGLDSPGGAVLGGIIIGVTQTLTAGYQDDFFPWLGDGFNSVMPYVVMVVILLVRPFGLFGTKEVRRV, encoded by the coding sequence ATGGACGAGTTCCTGCGGCTGTGCATCGCCGGCCTGGCCCTCGGCTCGCAGTACGCGCTGATCGTGCTCGGCTTCGTCGTGATCTACCGGGCGACCGGGGTCGTGAACTTCGCCCAGGGCGGCTTCGTCGTGCTCGGCGCCTACCTCGCCTACAACGCCCACAACACGTGGGACCTGCCCTTCGCCCTGGCCGTGATCGTCGCCATGCTCGGCGGGGCGCTCGTCGGCGTGGTCGTCGAGCGGCTGATCCTGCGGCGCATGGTCGGCCAGCCCGTCTTCGCCGTGATCATGATCACGATCGGGCTCTACTACATCCTCGAACAGATCGTGCCGAGCATCTGGGGCCCGCAGAACCTCAACCTGGGCGACCCGTGGGGCATCCAGGTGAAGAGCCTCGGCGACATCCAGGTCGCCGTGAAGGACCTGTGGACGATCGCGCTGGCGGCCGCCGCCCTGCTCGCCTTCTTCCTCCTGTTCCGCTACTCGAAGATCGGGGTGGCCATGCGGGCCACCGCCCTCGACCAGGAGGCGGCCCTGGCCCAGGGGATCAGCGCCCGGCGGATCTTCGCCATCTCGTGGGGGATCGCCGGCGCCGTCGCCGCCCTGGCCGGCGTGACCCAGGCGGCCGGCTCGATCCAGGTGCGGCCGACGCTCGGCCTCGTCGCCCTGCTCGCCTTCCCGGCCATGATCCTCGGCGGCCTCGACTCGCCGGGCGGGGCCGTGCTCGGCGGGATCATCATCGGCGTCACCCAGACCCTCACGGCCGGCTACCAGGACGACTTCTTCCCCTGGCTCGGCGACGGCTTCAACTCGGTCATGCCCTACGTGGTGATGGTCGTCATCCTCCTCGTGCGGCCCTTCGGCCTGTTCGGCACGAAGGAGGTCAGGAGGGTCTGA